The Apium graveolens cultivar Ventura chromosome 11, ASM990537v1, whole genome shotgun sequence genome has a window encoding:
- the LOC141697266 gene encoding putative pentatricopeptide repeat-containing protein At3g11460, mitochondrial, with product MNAPLKFSHFKTPIFLNQKLTSLQCGSILKSLTNSKFLKQGQQLHAHLLTSAILTQNTYLFTKISAFYAVCGKMAEAHVIFDQILVKNSFLCNSMIRGYSCNNGSFKALSLYRDMLFFGQKFDNFTYPFVLKACGDLGLVEIGRKVHCELVVNGFEEDVYVGNSLLAMYGKFGDIDRVRVVFDRMPKRDLTSWNSLISNLVKNGASREALVVFRRMGTSGVIADCTTILGVLSACVNLAALELGRAVHGYVICNNLVCYNVFVVNSLIEMYCSCNLMGTAIKLFDEFTQKDIVSWNSMISGYVKNEDSFGSLSLFCRMFVEYGLPDQVTLVSVLGACAEITALQFGISLHAVISKLGFGTNVMVGTALIDMYSKCGNMLCSEFVFNEMPNKNMVSWSAMITAYGLCGKGKEALSTFHEMKGSIIPDEGVFASVLSACSHSGLVSEGKEIFYSMGKEYNCEPLQSHYSCMIDLLGRAGYLNEAYQLIQKIEVQPTSDMWVALLSACRIYKNIELAEISAHKIIEMNPNDVSSYIALSNIYAIKKKWDDVERVRSTVREKKLQKEPGCSFVEVNKVFYRFMVGDKSNRQTVEIYAKLKELSMQLRLAGYKPDLSSVFYNVEEEIKEKMLWEHSERLAIAFAMINTVPGTPIRIKKNLRTCDDCHTVAKLISKLTGREIIMRDIRRYHHFKYGSCTCGDYW from the coding sequence TTGTGGCAAAATGGCTGAAGCCCATgttatatttgatcaaatcttGGTTAAAAATTCATTCTTGTGCAATTCTATGATTAGAGGTTATTCTTGTAACAATGGTTCTTTTAAGGCCTTGTCTTTATATCGTGATATGTTGTTTTTTGGTCAAAAGTTTGATAATTTTACTTACCCTTTTGTTCTTAAGGCTTGTGGTGATTTGGGTCTTGTTGAAATTGGTAGAAAAGTGCATTGTGAGCTGGTTGTTAATGGGTTTGAGGAGGATGTTTATGTTGGTAATTCTTTGTTAGCTATGTATGGTAAGTTTGGGGATATTGATAGAGTGAGAGTTGTGTTTGATAGAATGCCTAAGAGGGATTTGACTTCGTGGAATTCGTTGATTTCGAATTTGGTAAAGAATGGTGCGTCGAGAGAGGCTTTAGTAGTTTTTAGGAGGATGGGGACTAGTGGGGTTATTGCTGATTGTACCACTATTCTTGGTGTACTTTCAGCTTGCGTGAATTTAGCGGCATTGGAACTAGGGAGGGCAGTTCATGGCTATGTTATATGCAATAACTTGGTATGTTATAACGTTTTCGTGGTGAACTCTCTCATTGAAATGTATTGTAGTTGTAATTTGATGGGGACGGCGATTAAGTTGTTTGATGAGTTCACGCAAAAAGACATTGTGTCGTGGAATTCAATGATTTCTGGTTATGTGAAAAATGAAGATTCTTTTGGAAGCCTAAGTCTTTTCTGTAGAATGTTTGTAGAATATGGCTTACCTGATCAAGTTACTCTTGTGTCTGTGCTTGGCGCTTGTGCTGAAATTACAGCCTTGCAATTTGGAATATCCCTTCATGCAGTTATTAGTAAGCTAGGATTTGGAACAAATGTGATGGTGGGAACTGCGCTCATTGACATGTATTCTAAATGTGGGAATATGTTATGCTCAGAATTTGTTTTTAACGAGATGCCTAACAAAAATATGGTTTCTTGGAGTGCTATGATCACAGCATACGGGCTTTGTGGAAAAGGAAAGGAGGCTTTGTCTACCTTTCACGAAATGAAGGGAAGCATTATTCCAGATGAGGGTGTGTTCGCTTCAGTTTTGTCAGCGTGCAGTCATTCTGGGTTGGTCAGTGAGGGTAAAGAAATTTTTTATAGCATGGGAAAAGAGTATAATTGTGAGCCTTTACAATCTCATTATTCGTGCATGATAGATCTTCTCGGACGAGCTGGGTATTTAAATGAAGCATATCAACTGATCCAGAAGATTGAAGTTCAACCAACCAGTGATATGTGGGTTGCACTTCTTTCTGCTTGCAGGATCTATAAAAATATTGAACTAGCTGAGATTTCAGCCCATAAAATTATTGAGATGAATCCAAATGACGTGTCTAGCTACATCGCTTTGTCAAATATCTATGCTATCAAGAAAAAATGGGATGATGTAGAAAGGGTGAGATCCACGGTAAGAGAAAAAAAACTACAGAAGGAACCAGGATGTAGTTTTGTAGAGGTAAATAAGGTTTTTTACAGGTTCATGGTCGGGGACAAATCTAACAGGCAAACAGTCGAAATATATGCCAAGTTGAAAGAGTTATCCATGCAACTCAGGTTGGCGGGATATAAACCTGATCTAAGTTCAGTGTTTTATAATGTTGAAGAAGAAATTAAGGAAAAGATGCTCTGGGAACATAGTGAAAGATTAGCTATCGCTTTTGCTATGATCAATACAGTTCCGGGAACCCCTATCAGGATTAAAAAGAATCTTCGAACATGTGATGATTGCCACACAGTGGCCAAACTGATCTCTAAGCTCACTGGCAGGGAGATTATTATGAGGGATATCCGTAGATATCACCACTTCAAATATGGATCTTGTACTTGTGGCGATTACTGGTGA
- the LOC141697267 gene encoding beta-amylase, which translates to MSNIIYLKLVSVPGKSRLRHPRFLQSTHPTFEKIEPPTAQDFAPTLIFRTHKTVEKIQATTTEVSSTEQETPTPLHDEEKMLVNYVPIYVMLQLDIISSDNVLQDKAGLERQLMQLKEASVDGIMVDVWWGLVESKGSKQYDWSAYKSLFQLVQQCGLKSQVVMSFHQCGGNIGDTVNIPLPQWVLDVGKTDPDIFYTNRAGNRNTEYLTLGVDNLPLFEGRTAVEIYSDFMKSFRENMEDYLQAEHFTDIEVGLGPAGELRYPSYPENQGWVFPGIGEFQCYDKYLKADFKEEAMKEGNPEWELPDNAGEYNDKPGSTEFFGSAEYSTAKGKFFLTWYSNNLLKHGDQILDEANKAFLGWSVKLAAKVSGIHWWYKDDSHAAELSAGFYNMNNRDGYRPIARMLSRHYAILNFTCLEMRDSEQPENAKCGPQELVRQALSGGWTENIEVAGENALPRYDRTAYNQILLNCRPNGVSKDVPPNLKLTAFTYLRLSDELLQRKNFNLFKTFVRKLHADQNYCPDVRKYGKVVPLERSKPEVQIEDLLKASETIQLFPFDKETDMSLGGPLADYWGGLVEKIASILSKTRLWGKKGDS; encoded by the exons ATGTCAAACATCATATATTTGAAACTAGTTAGTGTACCAGGAAAGTCTCGACTCCGCCATCCTAGATTTCTCCAATCAACACACCCAACATTTGAGAAAATCGAGCCACCAACTGCACAAGACTTTGCTCCTACTCTGATATTCAGAACCCATAAAACAGTCGAAAAAATTCAAGCTACTACGACTGAGGTCTCCAGCACTGAACAAGAG ACTCCAACACCCCTTCATGACGAGGAAAAGATGTTAGTGAACTATGTGCCAATCTACGTGATGCTCCAG CTAGATATCATTTCAAGTGACAATGTTTTACAAGATAAAGCTGGTTTAGAGCGACAGCTAATGCAGCTGAAAGAAGCAAGTGTTGATGGGATCATGGTGGATGTCTGGTGGGGATTGGTGGAATCCAAAGGTTCTAAGCAGTATGATTGGAGTGCTTATAAAAGCTTGTTTCAACTTGTTCAACAGTGCGGTCTGAAGTCGCAAGTTGTCATGTCCTTTCACCAATGTGGGGGGAATATTGGTGATACAGTTAATATCCCGCTTCCCCAGTGGGTGCTTGACGTTGGAAAAACAGATCCCGACATCTTCTATACTAATCGAGCAGGTAACAGAAATACAGAGTACCTCACACTTGGTGTGGACAATCTACCTCTCTTTGAGGGTCGAACTGCAGTGGAG ATTTACAGTGACTTCATGAAGAGCTTTCGCGAGAACATGGAGGACTATTTGCAAGCTGAACACTTTACAGACATTGAAGTAGGACTAGGTCCTGCAGGAGAGCTCAGATATCCCTCTTATCCAGAAAACCAGGGATGGGTTTTTCCTGGTATTGGGGAATTTCAG TGCTATGACAAATATCTTAAAGCAGATTTTAAGGAAGAAGCAATGAAGGAAGGGAATCCTGAATGGGAATTACCAGATAATGCAGGAGAATATAATGACAAACCTGGATCAACAGAATTCTTTGGATCGGCAGAGTACTCAACTGCAAAAGGAAAGTTTTTCTTGACCTGGTATTCTAATAATTTGCTGAAACACGGTGATCAGATCCTTGATGAAGCCAACAAAGCTTTCCTGGGATGGAGTGTGAAATTAGCAGCTAAG GTATCCGGAATCCACTGGTGGTATAAAGATGACAGTCATGCTGCGGAGCTAAGTGCAGGATTTTACAACATGAACAACAGAGACGGCTACCGACCAATAGCAAGGATGCTGTCCAGACATTACGCTATTCTAAATTTTACATGTCTTGAAATGAGGGACTCTGAACAGCCTGAAAATGCTAAATGTGGACCGCAAGAGCTTGTTCGACAG GCCTTGAGTGGTGGCTGGACAGAGAACATTGAAGTTGCTGGAGAGAATGCGCTCCCACGATATGATCGCACCGCCTATAATCAAATTCTTCTTAACTGCAGGCCGAATGGTGTAAGCAAAGATGTGCCACCAAATTTAAAGCTGACTGCTTTCACATACCTACGTTTGTCTGATGAGCTACTGCAAAGGAAGAATTTCAATCTATTCAAAACCTTTGTAAGAAAATTGCATGCTGATCAG AATTACTGTCCAGATGTAAGAAAATATGGAAAGGTCGTCCCATTGGAGAGGTCCAAACCAGAAGTACAAATCGAGGATCTTTTAAAAGCATCTGAAACAATTCAGCTGTTTCCATTTGATAAGGAAACTGACATGAGTCTTGGTGGCCCACTTGCTGACTACTGGGGCGGTCTTGTTGAGAAGATTGCTTCTATTTTATCTAAGACACGACTGTGGGGAAAAAAAGGTGACTCGTAA